Proteins co-encoded in one Streptococcus ruminicola genomic window:
- a CDS encoding M15 family metallopeptidase, producing the protein MRKKRSLPTLILGLLVIIIFIVGIFVFVQGNRLTLKENARNASTSVSQSSSAKSSSVAAKKKVANLPDVSTKDWQLVLVNRDHITPEMNPDLTQIDNITVDSRIADDARNFLAAAQAIDASEHLISGYRSVAYQEELFNSYVSQEMAADPSLTQSAAEDLVKTYSQPAGASEHQTGLAMDMSTVNYLNQSDVDVVEKVKAIAPEYGFVLRFPKGKSESTGVDYEDWHFRYVGKESAKYMTDNNLSLEEYIALLKENKR; encoded by the coding sequence ATGAGAAAAAAGCGTAGTTTACCAACCTTAATATTAGGGTTATTAGTTATTATCATTTTTATTGTTGGAATTTTTGTTTTCGTTCAAGGAAATCGATTGACGTTAAAGGAAAATGCAAGAAATGCTTCTACTTCGGTGAGTCAAAGTTCATCAGCTAAGTCCTCTTCAGTAGCTGCTAAGAAAAAAGTAGCGAATTTACCTGATGTTTCAACCAAAGATTGGCAATTGGTCTTGGTAAATCGTGACCACATCACGCCAGAAATGAATCCTGATTTGACGCAGATTGATAATATTACGGTTGATTCACGTATTGCTGATGATGCTCGTAATTTCTTGGCTGCAGCGCAAGCTATTGACGCTAGTGAACACTTGATTTCTGGTTACCGAAGCGTTGCGTACCAGGAAGAATTGTTTAATTCATATGTATCGCAGGAAATGGCTGCTGATCCAAGTTTGACACAGTCTGCGGCAGAAGATTTGGTTAAGACGTATTCACAACCGGCTGGGGCTAGTGAACACCAAACTGGTTTAGCCATGGATATGAGTACTGTTAATTACCTCAATCAAAGTGATGTTGATGTTGTGGAAAAAGTAAAAGCTATTGCACCTGAATATGGATTTGTTCTTCGTTTTCCAAAAGGAAAAAGTGAGTCAACAGGTGTTGATTATGAAGATTGGCACTTCCGTTATGTTGGTAAAGAATCAGCAAAATACATGACTGATAATAATCTTAGCCTTGAAGAATACATTGCTTTGTTGAAGGAGAATAAACGATGA
- a CDS encoding sigma-70 family RNA polymerase sigma factor has product MDFERYFQTVKPIILKLRRHYFVKLWDYEDWIQEGRIVFFQLLEEQPDLLINEGKRYSYFKTKFSNHVKDIIRHQESFKRKFNRMPYEEIGDISHCVPQVSFFEVADYVAYQDSLARLRRTLGREDRLKLEKVIRGERFEGKKAFLKSIEPYFSDFRP; this is encoded by the coding sequence GTGGATTTTGAACGCTATTTTCAAACGGTTAAACCAATTATTTTAAAATTACGCCGTCATTATTTTGTCAAACTTTGGGATTATGAAGATTGGATTCAAGAAGGTCGAATTGTTTTCTTTCAACTCTTAGAGGAACAGCCAGACCTCTTAATTAATGAAGGCAAACGCTATAGCTACTTTAAAACAAAATTTTCTAACCATGTTAAAGATATTATCCGCCATCAGGAATCCTTTAAGAGGAAATTTAATCGTATGCCTTATGAAGAAATTGGTGATATTAGTCACTGTGTGCCCCAGGTATCTTTCTTTGAAGTCGCAGATTACGTGGCTTATCAGGATAGCTTAGCACGTTTACGAAGAACATTGGGAAGAGAAGACCGACTAAAGTTGGAAAAAGTGATTCGTGGGGAACGTTTTGAAGGGAAGAAAGCCTTTTTAAAAAGCATTGAACCGTATTTCTCAGATTTTAGACCATAA
- a CDS encoding histidine phosphatase family protein, translating to MVKTRLYIARHGKTMFNTIGRAQGWSDTPLTAEGERGIQELGVGLKAAGLTFKEAFSSDSGRTLQTMEIILRECQQEDITYTRDKRIREWCFGSLDGGYDGELFNGVLPRVFDKDMTKLSYEELAKGIYKVDTAGWAETWEELSSRILEGFTAIAKKIEASGGGNAIVVSHGMTIGTFLWLIDPTTPRGLGLDNGSVTVVSFENGKFIIESIGDVSYRLKGRQLLEERKDEKKA from the coding sequence ATGGTAAAAACAAGGTTGTATATTGCTCGTCATGGTAAGACAATGTTTAACACAATCGGTCGTGCACAGGGTTGGAGTGATACTCCGTTGACTGCTGAGGGTGAACGTGGTATTCAGGAACTTGGTGTTGGCTTAAAGGCTGCGGGTTTGACATTTAAGGAAGCTTTTTCAAGTGATAGTGGGCGGACTTTGCAAACAATGGAAATTATATTGCGAGAATGTCAGCAAGAGGATATTACTTACACGCGTGATAAACGTATTCGTGAGTGGTGCTTTGGTAGTCTAGATGGAGGATATGACGGTGAGCTCTTCAACGGTGTTCTTCCTCGAGTTTTTGATAAGGATATGACAAAGCTGTCTTACGAAGAATTAGCCAAGGGCATTTACAAAGTTGATACTGCTGGTTGGGCTGAAACTTGGGAAGAGCTAAGTAGTCGGATTTTAGAAGGTTTTACTGCTATTGCTAAAAAGATTGAAGCATCAGGCGGCGGCAATGCCATTGTAGTGAGTCATGGTATGACTATTGGTACATTTTTGTGGTTAATTGACCCTACGACACCAAGAGGTCTTGGACTAGATAATGGTAGTGTAACAGTTGTTAGTTTTGAGAATGGCAAATTTATTATTGAATCGATTGGAGATGTTAGTTATCGTCTCAAAGGTCGACAATTATTAGAAGAAAGAAAAGATGAGAAAAAAGCGTAG
- a CDS encoding PFL family protein, protein MDIRQVTETIAMIEEQNFDVRTITMGISLLDCIDPDINKAADKIYKKVVEKAGSLVEVGDEIAAELGIPIVNKRVSVTPISIIGAATDATDYLPLAHALDKAAHEIGIDFIGGFSALVQKGYQKGDEILINSIPRALAETEKVCSSVNIGSTKSGINMTAVADMGRVIKETAQLSDLGAAKLVVFANAVEDNPFMAGAFHGVGEADVVINVGVSGPGVVKRALEKVRGESFDVVAETVKKTAFKITRIGQLVGQMASERLGVKFGIVDLSLAPTPAVGDSVARVLEEMGLEAVGTHGTTAALALLNDQVKKGGIMACNQVGGLSGAFIPVSEDEGMIAAVQNGSLNLEKLEAMTAICSVGLDMIAIPEDTPHETIAAMIADEAAIGVINQKTTAVRIIPKGKEGDMIEFGGLLGAAPVMRVNHNSSADFIHRGGQIPAPVHSFKN, encoded by the coding sequence GTGGATATTAGACAAGTTACTGAAACAATTGCAATGATTGAAGAGCAAAATTTCGATGTTCGTACTATTACGATGGGAATTTCTCTTCTTGATTGTATCGATCCTGATATTAATAAAGCTGCTGATAAAATTTATAAAAAAGTAGTCGAAAAAGCTGGTTCTCTTGTTGAAGTTGGAGATGAAATTGCTGCTGAGCTTGGTATTCCAATTGTAAATAAACGTGTTTCAGTTACACCAATTTCAATTATTGGTGCTGCAACTGATGCGACAGACTATCTTCCACTTGCACATGCTTTAGATAAAGCTGCACATGAAATTGGTATTGATTTCATCGGTGGTTTTTCTGCATTGGTTCAAAAAGGTTACCAAAAAGGCGATGAAATCTTGATTAATTCAATTCCTCGTGCACTTGCTGAGACTGAAAAAGTATGTTCATCAGTAAATATTGGTTCAACAAAATCTGGTATCAATATGACTGCTGTTGCTGACATGGGACGTGTGATTAAAGAAACTGCTCAATTGTCTGATTTAGGCGCTGCGAAATTAGTTGTGTTTGCCAATGCGGTTGAGGATAATCCTTTCATGGCTGGTGCTTTCCATGGTGTTGGTGAAGCGGATGTTGTCATTAATGTCGGTGTTTCTGGTCCTGGTGTTGTCAAACGTGCTCTTGAAAAAGTTCGCGGTGAAAGCTTCGATGTTGTTGCAGAAACTGTTAAGAAAACAGCCTTCAAAATTACTCGTATCGGTCAATTAGTTGGTCAAATGGCTAGTGAACGTTTAGGGGTTAAATTTGGTATTGTTGACCTTTCACTTGCTCCTACACCAGCTGTTGGGGATTCTGTCGCTCGTGTTCTTGAAGAAATGGGACTTGAAGCAGTTGGTACTCACGGTACAACTGCAGCACTTGCGCTTTTGAATGACCAAGTTAAAAAAGGTGGAATCATGGCTTGTAACCAAGTCGGTGGTCTATCAGGTGCTTTCATTCCAGTTTCTGAAGATGAAGGAATGATTGCTGCTGTTCAAAATGGTTCTCTTAATTTAGAAAAACTTGAAGCTATGACAGCTATCTGTTCAGTTGGTTTGGATATGATTGCTATTCCTGAGGATACTCCGCACGAAACAATTGCTGCTATGATTGCTGATGAAGCTGCTATTGGTGTTATTAATCAAAAAACAACAGCTGTTCGTATCATTCCTAAAGGTAAAGAAGGCGATATGATTGAATTTGGTGGACTTCTTGGTGCTGCACCAGTGATGCGTGTTAACCATAATTCGTCTGCTGATTTCATTCACCGTGGAGGTCAAATTCCTGCGCCTGTCCATAGCTTTAAAAACTAA
- a CDS encoding ACT domain-containing protein, with protein MKAIITVVGKDKAGIVAGVSAKIAEFGLNIDDISQTVLDDFFTMMAVVSSDEKQDFTKLRSEFEAYGDTLNVKINIQSAAIFDAMYNI; from the coding sequence ATGAAAGCAATTATTACTGTTGTCGGAAAAGATAAAGCAGGTATTGTAGCAGGTGTTTCAGCAAAAATTGCTGAGTTTGGTTTGAATATTGATGATATTTCTCAAACTGTTTTGGATGATTTTTTCACAATGATGGCTGTTGTTTCATCTGATGAAAAACAAGATTTCACAAAATTACGCTCTGAATTTGAAGCTTATGGGGACACGCTTAACGTCAAAATTAACATTCAAAGCGCAGCGATTTTTGACGCTATGTACAATATTTAA
- a CDS encoding glycoside hydrolase family 73 protein: MKSRFSFVQFLVFLAVLVLGIFSPLYAHRATPSANKTEKVSYNKSEFFADIAPAVQEVAEAYGVRPSLVMAQAALESDYGQNLLAVKYHNLFAVFAQPGNKPVTLKYKRYFVNEWQTEIGQFAVYKSWDDAIYDYFALLKSGKIRNSEGAYDVMVSNKGYKKPAQALQDMGFSSDPNYASKLIAIIEENDLTTYDK; encoded by the coding sequence ATGAAATCTCGATTCTCTTTTGTTCAATTTCTTGTATTTTTGGCTGTTTTGGTTCTAGGTATTTTTTCACCGCTATATGCTCACCGAGCAACACCTAGTGCAAATAAAACAGAAAAAGTTTCCTATAATAAGTCGGAATTTTTTGCTGACATTGCACCAGCGGTTCAAGAAGTGGCAGAAGCTTATGGCGTGCGTCCGTCATTGGTGATGGCACAAGCAGCGTTAGAATCTGATTATGGTCAAAATTTGCTAGCTGTAAAATATCATAATCTCTTTGCTGTTTTTGCGCAGCCAGGAAATAAACCTGTGACTTTGAAATACAAACGTTATTTTGTCAATGAGTGGCAAACTGAAATTGGCCAATTTGCTGTTTATAAATCTTGGGATGATGCTATCTATGATTATTTTGCTTTACTGAAGTCAGGTAAAATTCGTAATAGCGAAGGTGCTTATGACGTTATGGTTTCTAACAAAGGGTACAAGAAACCAGCACAAGCACTGCAAGATATGGGCTTTAGTTCAGACCCCAATTATGCGAGTAAATTGATTGCTATTATTGAAGAAAATGACTTAACAACATATGATAAATAA